The following proteins are encoded in a genomic region of Arachis stenosperma cultivar V10309 chromosome 4, arast.V10309.gnm1.PFL2, whole genome shotgun sequence:
- the LOC130973378 gene encoding uncharacterized protein LOC130973378, with protein sequence MTTSTQAYGEPWYWDNRYSNEPGPFDWYQKYLTLAPIINLYVPRHHSTLVVGCGNSAFSEGMVDDGYSDVVNVDISSVVIEAMQNKYKDRPHLKYMKMDVRDMSAFESESFGAVIDKGTLDSILCGNNSRQNATKMLGEVWRVLKEKGVYVLVTYGAPLYRLRLLRESCSWTIKLHVIEKLASEEKSEPIWELTKPVPLNNDGSSVEEALGRNLDVHYIYICIKEKSVNSST encoded by the exons atgacGACAAGCACACAAGCCTATGGTGAACCCTGGTATTGGGACAACCGATACTCCAACGAACCTGGACCCTTCGATTGGTACCAAAAATACCTAACTTTGGCCCCAATCATCAACCTCTATGTCCCTCGCCACCACTCCACCCTCGTTGTTGGTTGCGGCAACTCAG CTTTCAGTGAAGGCATGGTTGATGATGGTTACAGTGATGTTGTTAACGTTGATATATCTTCTGTGGTGATTGAAGCTATGCAGAACAAATACAAGGATCGTCCACACTTGAAAT ATATGAAAATGGATGTGAGAGACATGAGTGCTTTTGAATCAGAGTCTTTTGGTGCAGTTATTGACAAAG GGACTCTTGACTCTATCTTG TGTGGGAATAATTCAAGACAAAATGCTACCAAGATGCTTGGGGAAGTGTGGAG GGTCCTCAAGGAAAAAGGAGTTTATGTTCTG GTAACATATGGCGCTCCACTATATCGCCTACGTTTGTTAAGGGAATCATGCTCATGGACAATAAAACTCCATGTAATAG AGAAACTTGCATCGGAAGAGAAATCTGAACCAATATGGGAGCTAACCAAACCTGTTCCACTCAATAATGATGGAAGCTCTGTGGAGGAGGCGCTGGGACGGAATCTCGATGTccattatatttatatttgcaTTAAG GAAAAATCTGTAAACTCAAGCACCTAA